The Nostoc sp. 'Lobaria pulmonaria (5183) cyanobiont' genome window below encodes:
- a CDS encoding tetratricopeptide repeat protein, translating to MLADILAQLQKQASAGESGVAAAFELNWQSLEPEAQKLACLLSLFALAPIPWSLVESAASSSDLEFDFKANCAVLVERYLLQELAEDTYQIHERIRELLQQKLEDLAEADELKRGYCQAMVAVAKDIPETPTLIEIAQATLSIPHLAEVVTVYQAWLSDEDLISPFEGLVRFYAGQGAYEQALPWGKQSLLATKERLGQEHPDVAESLNNLALLYKSQGRYSEAEPLYIEALAMRKRLLGDEHPDVASSLNNLAALYNSQGRYSDAEPLYIEALAMRKRLLGDEHPDVATSLNNLALLYESQGRYSDAEPLYIEALAMRKRLLGDEHPSVAQSLNNLAALYYSQGRYSDAEPLYIEALAMIKRLLGDEHPSVAQSLNNLALLYDSQGRYSDAEPLYIEALSMTKRLLGDKHPDVATSLNNLAFLYNSQGRYSEAEPLYIEALSMTKRLLGDEHPSVATSLNNLAFLYKSQGRYSEAEPLYIEALSMRKRLLGDEHPSVASSLNNLAFLYKSQGRYSEAEPLYIEALSMRKRLLGDEHPSVATSLNNLAGLYESQGRYSEAEPLYIEALAIAEQRLGANHPNTITIRENLENLRRNRQP from the coding sequence ATGCTAGCAGACATTCTCGCACAGCTACAAAAGCAAGCATCAGCAGGCGAGTCTGGTGTAGCAGCAGCTTTTGAGTTGAATTGGCAAAGCTTAGAACCAGAAGCGCAAAAATTGGCTTGTCTGTTGAGTTTGTTCGCCTTGGCTCCTATTCCTTGGTCTTTGGTAGAATCAGCAGCAAGTTCTAGCGATTTGGAATTTGACTTTAAAGCTAACTGCGCTGTTTTAGTTGAGCGTTATTTGCTGCAAGAATTGGCAGAGGACACTTACCAAATACATGAACGCATTCGGGAATTATTGCAGCAGAAGTTAGAAGATTTGGCTGAAGCAGATGAACTCAAGCGCGGCTATTGTCAAGCAATGGTAGCCGTAGCAAAAGATATTCCTGAGACACCCACACTGATAGAAATTGCTCAAGCAACCCTGTCCATCCCTCACCTTGCGGAAGTTGTCACAGTTTACCAAGCTTGGTTAAGCGATGAGGATTTAATCTCACCATTTGAGGGCTTGGTTAGATTTTACGCAGGTCAAGGAGCCTATGAGCAAGCTTTGCCTTGGGGTAAACAAAGTTTATTAGCTACTAAAGAACGTTTGGGCCAAGAACACCCAGATGTGGCAGAAAGCCTGAACAATTTGGCACTCCTCTACAAATCACAGGGAAGGTACAGCGAAGCCGAACCTTTGTATATCGAAGCTTTGGCGATGAGAAAACGCCTGCTGGGGGATGAACACCCCGATGTGGCAAGTAGCCTGAACAATTTGGCAGCACTCTACAATTCACAGGGAAGGTACAGCGATGCCGAACCTTTGTACATCGAAGCTTTGGCGATGAGAAAACGCCTGCTGGGGGATGAACACCCCGATGTGGCAACTAGCCTGAACAATTTGGCATTACTCTACGAATCACAGGGAAGGTACAGCGATGCCGAACCTTTGTACATCGAAGCTTTGGCGATGAGAAAACGCCTGCTGGGGGATGAACACCCCTCTGTGGCACAAAGCCTGAACAATTTGGCAGCACTCTACTATTCACAGGGAAGGTACAGCGATGCCGAACCTTTGTATATCGAAGCTTTGGCGATGATAAAACGCCTGCTGGGGGATGAACACCCCTCTGTGGCACAAAGCCTGAATAATTTGGCATTACTCTACGATTCACAGGGAAGGTACAGCGATGCCGAACCTTTGTACATCGAAGCTTTGTCGATGACAAAACGCCTGCTGGGGGATAAACACCCTGATGTGGCAACTAGCCTGAACAATTTGGCATTCCTCTACAATTCACAGGGAAGGTACAGCGAAGCCGAACCTTTGTACATCGAAGCTTTGTCGATGACAAAACGCCTGCTGGGGGATGAACACCCATCTGTGGCAACTAGCCTGAACAATTTGGCATTCCTCTACAAATCACAGGGAAGGTACAGCGAAGCCGAACCTTTGTACATCGAAGCTTTGTCGATGAGAAAACGCCTGCTGGGGGATGAACACCCATCTGTGGCAAGTAGCCTGAACAATTTGGCATTCCTCTACAAATCACAGGGAAGGTACAGCGAAGCCGAACCTTTGTACATCGAAGCTTTGTCGATGAGAAAACGCCTGCTGGGGGATGAACACCCATCTGTGGCAACTAGCCTGAACAATTTGGCTGGACTCTACGAATCACAGGGAAGGTACAGCGAAGCCGAACCTTTGTACATCGAAGCTTTGGCGATCGCTGAACAACGGTTGGGAGCAAATCATCCCAATACAATAACCATTCGTGAAAATCTGGAAAACTTGCGGCGGAATCGTCAGCCTTGA
- a CDS encoding caspase family protein, which translates to MAKPERTFGLIVGIEKYHESTWNVTGGGPADDALKFAHWLHLHGVPKENIRLCLSALAENHQLIGECGLTVELATEQNISDIVTNFLSPKSGDLLYIFWAGHGLITSERERRLLCADANKQNWQNLDLNSLLVLLGSDKFQIRNHICIIDACANYVLESKGRPTNLGGKAFLSGQPKQDSQQFVLLATREGEKAKVNSENKTGYFSQAVREALAAANGTFPPNMREVTEAVKQRFKDLDKKQLPTYFYSRSWDGDIETSHFNPFDIPHNIQQSQARKFVGRDEQIEQLHQLLQANDVVAITDVTGQGGVGKTELAIQYSWQYLEDFSGGCCWLNPQGIDLGTQLVEFGVVNLPDFNLPDGLSLAGQVAYCWKKWQAGKVLLVFDDVKDWKQIQPYLPPKGSRFKVLITTRQNTGLTYTSLPLGELSPDGALELLAKLLGDEYVQQDTETAKKLCEHVGYIAIGIYQIAAICRKPGRVLC; encoded by the coding sequence ATGGCTAAACCTGAGCGGACATTTGGGTTAATTGTAGGTATTGAAAAGTACCACGAATCTACTTGGAATGTGACGGGTGGGGGGCCAGCCGATGACGCGCTGAAATTTGCTCATTGGCTGCATCTGCATGGTGTACCGAAGGAGAATATTCGGTTATGTTTATCAGCACTGGCAGAAAATCATCAGTTAATTGGGGAATGTGGGTTAACTGTAGAGTTAGCAACAGAGCAAAATATCTCCGACATTGTGACTAACTTTTTATCCCCAAAGTCGGGGGATTTACTCTACATTTTTTGGGCGGGACATGGTTTGATTACCTCAGAACGAGAGCGTCGGTTGCTTTGTGCTGATGCAAATAAACAGAATTGGCAGAATTTAGATTTGAATTCTTTATTAGTTTTGTTGGGTTCCGATAAATTTCAGATTCGTAATCATATTTGTATTATTGATGCCTGTGCCAATTATGTTTTAGAGTCGAAGGGAAGACCAACTAACCTAGGTGGCAAAGCTTTTTTGAGTGGACAGCCAAAGCAAGATAGTCAACAATTTGTGTTACTGGCTACGCGGGAAGGAGAAAAAGCTAAGGTAAATTCTGAAAATAAAACAGGATACTTTTCTCAAGCTGTGAGAGAGGCTTTAGCCGCAGCTAATGGGACTTTTCCCCCGAATATGAGGGAAGTTACTGAGGCAGTTAAGCAGCGATTTAAGGATTTAGATAAAAAACAACTGCCGACTTATTTTTATTCCCGCAGTTGGGATGGAGATATTGAAACATCTCATTTCAACCCGTTTGATATCCCGCATAATATCCAACAGAGTCAAGCTCGTAAGTTTGTTGGGAGGGATGAGCAAATAGAACAATTGCATCAGCTATTGCAAGCAAATGATGTTGTGGCTATTACCGATGTGACTGGGCAAGGTGGCGTGGGTAAAACAGAGTTAGCTATTCAATACTCATGGCAATATTTAGAAGATTTTTCTGGTGGGTGTTGTTGGTTAAATCCCCAAGGTATTGATTTGGGAACCCAGTTAGTAGAGTTTGGAGTTGTGAATTTACCTGACTTTAATCTTCCTGATGGATTAAGCCTAGCAGGTCAAGTTGCTTATTGCTGGAAGAAGTGGCAAGCTGGCAAAGTTTTATTAGTATTTGATGATGTCAAAGACTGGAAGCAAATTCAACCCTACCTACCACCTAAAGGTTCTCGGTTTAAGGTGTTGATTACCACTCGTCAAAACACAGGGTTAACATATACCTCACTACCGTTAGGTGAGTTGTCACCAGATGGAGCCTTAGAATTATTAGCGAAGCTATTGGGGGATGAATATGTTCAACAGGACACAGAGACAGCAAAAAAACTTTGCGAACATGTCGGTTATATCGCCATTGGAATTTACCAAATAGCGGCTATCTGTCGTAAGCCAGGGAGAGTATTATGCTAG